A DNA window from Mesorhizobium sp. C432A contains the following coding sequences:
- a CDS encoding RimK family protein, whose protein sequence is MTWVILTGRQNDLDPAATPHKIITNRDYLAHPALFRGQQPKVINLSNNYAYQSRGYYASLLAGSRGHKVIPTVETMIDLSERKLYEHALPELELALNKCRKDLGGVFPQKICIFFGIGPSKVWDRFAKLLFDWFRAPALEVHIKDSAEWASIRKIGFLPLARMAEEEEALFVQALETYTNREWRDTKGRTPARYTFATLVDPHEELPPSEISSLRYWAKIAEKMGVEIEPITRKDLAKLANYDALFIRETTSISNHTYRFARRAQQEGMPVIDDPLSMIRCTNKVYLNELMAYNKVPVPPTVMIAGTSDLELAAQTLGFPLVLKIPDSSFSRGVKKCGNFEELKTLATEWLEDSDLLIAQKFIPTEYDWRVGVLGGQPLFAVHYLMAKKHWQIVNHKASGKPDQGGIKTFTLKETPPHVVDTAVKAARCIGDGLYGVDLKETKDGVFVIEVNDNPNLDHGWEDSGEKDEVWVRLTQWFLERLDRPGR, encoded by the coding sequence ATGACCTGGGTCATCCTCACCGGCCGTCAGAACGATCTCGACCCGGCGGCGACGCCGCACAAGATCATCACCAACCGTGACTATCTTGCGCATCCGGCGCTGTTTCGCGGCCAGCAGCCGAAGGTCATCAACCTGTCGAACAATTACGCCTACCAGAGCCGCGGCTATTATGCCTCTCTGCTCGCCGGTTCGCGCGGCCACAAGGTCATCCCGACGGTCGAGACGATGATCGACCTGTCCGAGCGCAAGCTCTACGAGCACGCGCTGCCGGAACTGGAGCTGGCGCTCAACAAATGCCGCAAGGATCTCGGAGGCGTTTTCCCGCAAAAAATCTGCATCTTCTTCGGCATCGGACCGTCGAAGGTCTGGGACCGCTTCGCCAAGCTTTTGTTCGACTGGTTCCGCGCTCCGGCGCTTGAGGTTCACATCAAGGACAGCGCCGAATGGGCTTCGATCCGCAAGATCGGCTTCCTGCCGCTGGCCAGGATGGCCGAGGAGGAAGAAGCCTTATTCGTGCAGGCGCTCGAGACGTACACCAACCGCGAGTGGCGCGACACCAAGGGCCGCACCCCGGCACGCTACACCTTCGCCACGCTGGTCGATCCGCATGAGGAACTGCCGCCGTCGGAGATTTCCTCGCTGCGTTACTGGGCCAAGATCGCCGAAAAGATGGGCGTCGAAATCGAGCCGATCACCAGGAAGGACTTGGCCAAGCTCGCCAATTACGACGCGCTGTTCATCCGCGAGACCACCTCGATCTCAAACCACACCTACCGCTTCGCGCGCCGCGCCCAGCAGGAAGGCATGCCGGTGATCGACGACCCGCTGTCGATGATCCGCTGCACCAACAAGGTCTATCTCAACGAACTGATGGCCTACAACAAGGTGCCGGTGCCGCCGACGGTGATGATAGCCGGCACCTCGGACCTCGAACTGGCGGCGCAGACGCTGGGCTTTCCGCTGGTGCTGAAGATCCCGGATTCATCGTTCTCGCGCGGCGTCAAGAAATGCGGCAACTTCGAAGAACTGAAGACGCTCGCCACCGAGTGGCTGGAGGATTCCGATCTTCTGATCGCGCAGAAATTCATCCCGACCGAATATGACTGGCGCGTCGGCGTGCTCGGCGGGCAGCCGCTGTTTGCCGTGCATTATTTGATGGCGAAAAAACACTGGCAGATCGTCAACCACAAGGCCAGCGGCAAGCCCGACCAGGGCGGCATCAAGACCTTCACGCTGAAAGAGACGCCGCCGCATGTCGTCGACACCGCGGTGAAGGCGGCGCGCTGCATCGGCGACGGGCTTTACGGCGTCGATCTCAAGGAAACCAAGGATGGCGTCTTCGTCATCGAGGTCAACGACAACCCGAACCTCGACCATGGCTGGGAGGATTCCGGCGAAAAGGACGAAGTCTGGGTGCGGCTGACGCAATGGTTCCTGGAGCGGCTGGACCGTCCCGGGCGTTAG
- the recO gene encoding DNA repair protein RecO translates to MEWRDEGIILGTRKHGETSAILEVMTRAHGRHLGLVRGGRSRKQQPVLQPGNRVDLLWRARLDEHLGTFQAEAIEMNAARLMDSAVAVYGLQTMAAHLRLLPERDAHGGLYETLAVMIAHLDDSDAAGELVARFELLILDELGFGLDLSQCAATGARQDLAYVSPKSGRAVSRAAGAPWRDKMLALPAFLQRSSGLRADHAALEDAFHLTGFFFTRHVYEPRGIEQPDARAGFLAALRKHHSGGKAALTADAAPEGGGRLGGC, encoded by the coding sequence ATGGAATGGCGCGACGAGGGAATCATACTCGGCACCCGCAAGCATGGCGAAACCAGCGCCATTCTCGAGGTAATGACGCGTGCGCATGGCCGCCATCTCGGCCTGGTGCGCGGCGGGCGCTCGCGCAAGCAGCAGCCGGTGCTGCAGCCCGGCAACCGCGTCGACCTTTTGTGGCGGGCACGCCTCGACGAGCATCTCGGCACCTTCCAGGCCGAGGCGATCGAGATGAATGCCGCCCGGTTGATGGACAGCGCAGTCGCCGTCTACGGCCTGCAGACCATGGCCGCGCATCTCAGGCTCCTGCCGGAGCGCGACGCCCATGGCGGCCTGTATGAGACGCTTGCCGTGATGATCGCCCATCTGGACGATTCGGATGCCGCCGGGGAACTGGTGGCGCGCTTCGAACTGCTCATCCTCGACGAACTCGGCTTCGGCCTCGATCTCAGCCAGTGCGCGGCGACCGGCGCCAGGCAGGATCTGGCCTATGTCTCGCCGAAATCCGGCCGTGCCGTGTCGCGAGCCGCCGGTGCGCCGTGGCGCGACAAGATGCTGGCGCTGCCGGCCTTCCTGCAGCGCAGCTCCGGCTTGCGGGCGGACCACGCGGCACTCGAGGACGCCTTCCATCTGACCGGTTTCTTTTTCACCCGCCATGTCTACGAGCCGCGCGGCATCGAACAGCCCGATGCCCGTGCCGGCTTCCTCGCCGCCTTGCGCAAGCATCATTCGGGCGGCAAGGCCGCCCTTACGGCAGACGCTGCGCCAGAAGGGGGAGGGAGACTCGGTGGGTGCTGA
- a CDS encoding DUF2339 domain-containing protein — protein MFESLIGAVVVIVLFVLVLRQQGRVSLIERELGALRSLVLSGVHATPPLAKPVEQAASAPADAAHASAPVADVASPTTADAAHAQAPAAEADAATSEAVPELSAAAKAAFTGSAPAATAKAARQSEVETALGTRWAVWVGGVALALGGLFLIRYTIEAGIFGPEVRLSLAALLGVVLIGGGEFIRRTGFKVPVQGAAGAYIPAILTAAGAFILFGTVYAAHAIYGFLGPAFAFTVLGAIGVATIVAALVHGQALAGIGLVGSMATPALVSSQAPNPWALFVYLAIVLAATAVIARIRDWKFLIAAAFFGTGAWTIAYMMSTLVADLAVILFIDAVTLAVLAFVWLGTRDSEAETAKTGFDWPSIVPGVFVAFSALGLSVDTTLVAAGGALPGAFVLVALVATALYRPRALPLLHAAGVASVMIHLGIIPPTTIGSDITQGNIGFDGMPVAAGNPLTLRIGIALGLVFIGAGFWAARRFAASARVRAACWAAWGVAAPLLILLTLWLAYGNLDRDLVYAAIAALLVVIFAAGGEWIARAEQPPLKGDVAVSFALCGSALAGLLMLHMAFGSGWTTLLAGVAAIVPALATRWRSYPVLGWISVGAVVAVLGRVAFDPTIVGAEFLTTTPVFNWLLPGYGVPALAFGFAAWQLARTTNGRPRLAMEAGAALFALLTVAMLVRHAMHGGVIDTGPVTLAEQAIYTLIAIGAGAILVAIDMRSPSSVLRYGSMAAGVLSVAFIVLQHFLVLNPLFTDESTGQIPVFNLLFLAYLLPAIAAGGLALYARDKRPPWYAQMLAVVAALLVFAYATLSVRRVFKGEFIGLWSGLGQLETYTYSALWLIIGVVLLTAGVWLKSQVLRIASAALIAIAVVKVFLFDMSELEGVLRALSFIGLGAVLIGIGLFYQRLLTRAAREANAAT, from the coding sequence ATGTTTGAAAGCCTGATTGGCGCCGTCGTCGTTATCGTGCTTTTTGTCCTCGTCTTGCGCCAGCAGGGCCGCGTCAGTCTGATCGAGCGCGAACTCGGAGCGCTGCGCAGCCTGGTTCTGTCCGGAGTGCATGCGACACCGCCCCTTGCCAAACCGGTCGAGCAGGCTGCAAGCGCACCGGCGGATGCCGCTCACGCTAGCGCACCAGTTGCCGACGTAGCTTCGCCAACAACAGCCGACGCGGCACATGCCCAGGCACCGGCCGCCGAAGCCGATGCGGCCACCAGCGAGGCCGTGCCAGAACTGTCAGCCGCGGCCAAGGCGGCATTCACCGGATCCGCGCCTGCCGCCACGGCGAAGGCAGCCCGCCAGTCCGAGGTCGAAACCGCGCTCGGCACCCGTTGGGCGGTCTGGGTCGGCGGCGTCGCATTGGCTTTGGGCGGCCTGTTCCTGATCCGCTACACCATCGAGGCCGGCATTTTCGGCCCCGAAGTGCGGCTGTCCCTGGCGGCGCTGCTCGGCGTGGTGCTGATCGGCGGCGGCGAGTTCATCCGCCGCACCGGCTTCAAGGTGCCGGTGCAAGGGGCTGCAGGCGCCTATATTCCGGCGATCCTGACGGCTGCCGGCGCCTTCATCCTGTTCGGTACGGTCTATGCCGCGCACGCCATTTACGGTTTCCTCGGCCCGGCCTTCGCCTTCACCGTGCTCGGCGCCATCGGCGTAGCGACCATTGTCGCCGCTCTCGTCCACGGTCAGGCCCTGGCCGGCATCGGCCTTGTCGGCTCGATGGCGACGCCGGCGCTTGTGTCCTCGCAGGCGCCCAACCCATGGGCGCTGTTCGTCTACCTGGCGATCGTGCTTGCCGCCACAGCCGTGATCGCCCGCATTCGCGACTGGAAATTCCTGATTGCGGCCGCCTTCTTCGGCACCGGCGCCTGGACCATCGCCTACATGATGAGCACGCTCGTCGCCGACCTTGCCGTCATCCTGTTCATCGACGCGGTGACGCTGGCGGTGCTTGCCTTTGTGTGGCTGGGCACACGTGACAGCGAAGCGGAGACGGCGAAGACCGGCTTCGACTGGCCCTCGATCGTGCCAGGCGTTTTCGTTGCGTTTTCAGCGCTGGGCCTGTCCGTCGACACGACGCTGGTCGCCGCCGGCGGCGCCTTGCCGGGCGCCTTCGTCCTCGTCGCCCTTGTCGCCACCGCACTCTACCGGCCGCGCGCGCTGCCGCTGCTGCATGCCGCCGGCGTGGCGAGCGTGATGATCCATCTCGGCATCATTCCGCCCACCACCATCGGCTCCGACATAACCCAGGGGAATATCGGCTTTGACGGCATGCCGGTGGCGGCCGGAAATCCGTTGACGCTGCGCATCGGCATTGCCCTCGGCCTGGTTTTCATCGGCGCCGGCTTCTGGGCCGCACGCCGCTTCGCCGCCTCAGCACGGGTCCGCGCGGCATGCTGGGCGGCATGGGGCGTCGCTGCGCCGCTGCTTATTCTGCTGACGCTGTGGCTCGCCTACGGCAATCTCGACCGCGACCTTGTCTACGCAGCGATAGCTGCCCTTCTGGTCGTCATCTTCGCCGCCGGCGGCGAATGGATTGCGCGCGCCGAACAGCCGCCGCTCAAGGGCGACGTCGCCGTCTCCTTCGCGCTTTGCGGCTCGGCTCTGGCCGGGCTCCTGATGCTGCACATGGCCTTCGGTTCCGGCTGGACCACGTTGCTTGCCGGCGTTGCCGCCATCGTGCCGGCGCTGGCGACGCGTTGGCGTTCTTATCCCGTGCTGGGCTGGATTTCGGTCGGCGCGGTCGTCGCCGTGCTCGGCCGCGTCGCCTTCGATCCAACCATCGTCGGCGCCGAGTTCCTGACGACGACGCCGGTGTTCAACTGGCTGCTGCCGGGATACGGCGTACCGGCGCTGGCCTTCGGCTTTGCCGCCTGGCAACTCGCCCGCACCACAAATGGCCGGCCGCGCCTGGCCATGGAAGCGGGTGCAGCCCTTTTCGCGCTGCTCACCGTTGCCATGCTGGTGCGCCACGCTATGCATGGTGGCGTCATCGACACCGGCCCGGTGACGCTCGCCGAACAGGCGATCTATACGCTGATCGCCATCGGCGCCGGCGCAATACTGGTGGCCATCGACATGCGCTCGCCAAGCTCTGTGCTGCGCTACGGCTCGATGGCCGCCGGCGTGCTCTCGGTCGCCTTCATCGTCCTCCAGCATTTCCTGGTGCTCAATCCGCTGTTCACCGACGAATCGACCGGCCAGATCCCGGTGTTCAACCTCTTGTTCCTGGCTTACCTGTTGCCGGCCATCGCCGCCGGCGGGCTGGCGCTCTATGCCAGGGACAAGCGGCCGCCATGGTATGCGCAGATGCTGGCGGTGGTGGCGGCATTGCTTGTCTTCGCCTACGCCACACTGTCGGTCAGGCGCGTGTTCAAGGGCGAGTTCATCGGCCTGTGGAGCGGCCTCGGCCAGCTCGAGACCTACACCTATTCGGCGCTCTGGCTGATCATCGGCGTCGTGCTGCTCACCGCCGGCGTCTGGCTGAAGTCGCAGGTGCTGCGCATTGCCTCGGCGGCGCTGATCGCGATTGCCGTGGTAAAAGTCTTCCTGTTCGACATGTCGGAACTGGAAGGCGTGCTCAGGGCGCTGTCCTTCATCGGTCTTGGCGCCGTGCTGATCGGCATCGGCCTGTTCTACCAGCGGCTGCTGACGCGGGCGGCGAGGGAGGCCAACGCTGCAACTTGA
- a CDS encoding type II toxin-antitoxin system VapB family antitoxin, which produces MPLYIRDDEVDALASRLQRETNAPSKTEAVRVALVHELERNRAKVPLRDRIASLQDRARKLGLPNPDFDMKKFTDEMWQD; this is translated from the coding sequence ATGCCGCTCTATATCCGCGACGACGAAGTGGATGCGCTGGCCAGCAGATTGCAACGCGAGACGAACGCTCCGAGCAAAACGGAGGCGGTGCGGGTCGCGCTCGTGCACGAACTTGAGCGCAATCGGGCGAAGGTGCCGCTGCGCGATCGGATCGCCAGTCTTCAGGACAGGGCCAGGAAGCTTGGCCTGCCCAATCCCGATTTCGATATGAAGAAGTTCACCGACGAGATGTGGCAAGACTGA
- the rnc gene encoding ribonuclease III — translation MALKRPTGETLADLVTAKTGHSFRDVRLLETALTHSSAVKASSNNQRLEFLGDRVLGLIVADLLFEKFPEAPEGEIAPRFNALVDARTCSEIGIEMQLEDLVRADAALKARSRGSGGNYLADAVEALIAAVYIDGGLDAARQFVLRYWEPRSQKVVAKPPNPKSDLQEWIAKTSDVRPEYAIEKREGPEHQPVFTVSVKVGGFAPASGTGGSRRAAEEAAASAFLMREGIWANQGSAA, via the coding sequence ATGGCTTTGAAGCGCCCGACGGGTGAAACTCTGGCCGATTTGGTGACAGCCAAAACCGGCCATTCCTTCCGGGATGTCCGTTTGCTCGAGACCGCGCTGACCCATTCCAGTGCGGTCAAGGCAAGCAGCAACAACCAGCGCCTCGAATTCCTTGGCGACCGCGTGCTCGGCCTGATCGTTGCCGACCTGCTTTTCGAAAAGTTTCCTGAGGCGCCGGAAGGTGAAATCGCCCCGCGCTTCAATGCCCTGGTCGATGCGCGGACATGCTCCGAGATCGGCATTGAAATGCAGCTCGAAGATCTTGTTCGGGCCGACGCTGCCTTGAAGGCGCGCTCGCGCGGCTCGGGCGGAAACTATCTGGCGGATGCGGTCGAGGCGCTGATCGCGGCGGTCTATATCGATGGCGGCCTCGATGCCGCAAGGCAATTCGTCCTGCGTTACTGGGAGCCGCGCTCGCAAAAGGTGGTGGCCAAGCCGCCCAATCCGAAATCCGACCTGCAGGAATGGATCGCCAAGACCAGCGATGTCAGGCCCGAATACGCGATCGAGAAACGCGAGGGACCTGAACATCAACCGGTTTTCACGGTGTCCGTGAAGGTCGGCGGTTTTGCGCCGGCAAGCGGCACGGGCGGCTCTCGCCGCGCAGCCGAAGAAGCGGCGGCATCGGCGTTTCTTATGCGCGAAGGCATCTGGGCCAACCAAGGGAGTGCGGCATGA
- a CDS encoding NUDIX domain-containing protein: MPKRSAGLLIHRTRAGILEFLLVHPGGPFWARKDEGAWSIPKGLVEDNEDELAAARREAGEELGVSIDGDFEPVGSYRQAGGKIVIAWSVKADFDADAVKSNMFTMEWPPRSGVTREFPEIDRAGWFSFAEASLKILGGQRAILDDFMEHRKAG; encoded by the coding sequence ATGCCGAAACGAAGTGCAGGGCTGCTGATCCACCGGACAAGGGCCGGCATTCTCGAATTTCTGCTCGTCCATCCCGGCGGCCCGTTCTGGGCAAGGAAGGATGAAGGCGCTTGGTCGATCCCCAAGGGCCTCGTCGAGGACAATGAAGATGAGTTGGCCGCCGCCCGGCGCGAGGCTGGGGAAGAACTCGGAGTCAGCATCGATGGCGATTTCGAACCTGTCGGCAGCTATCGGCAAGCCGGCGGCAAGATCGTCATCGCCTGGAGCGTCAAAGCCGATTTCGATGCCGATGCCGTTAAAAGCAACATGTTCACGATGGAATGGCCGCCCAGGTCAGGCGTGACGAGGGAATTTCCCGAAATCGACAGGGCCGGCTGGTTTTCCTTCGCCGAGGCCAGCCTCAAGATCCTCGGCGGTCAGCGCGCCATCCTCGATGATTTCATGGAGCATCGCAAAGCCGGCTGA
- a CDS encoding peptidase C39 family protein: MPAEIRKARASDVDDLAAIEKAVFSSDRISRRSFRLLIERETAEMLVAESDGRVAGYAIVLFRKGSGVARLYSLATSPFFSGRGTGRMLLAAAEEAAFEHDRMMLRLEVREDNLRAIGIYEQSGYRKIGREPHYYEDGATALRYEKTLRGDIPVATKVPFYQQTCEFTCGPCCLMMAMANFDSGFVPDPVMEIRLWREATTVFMMSGPGGCEPFGLAVSGYESGLAAEIFVSFYGALFLQSVRSEDKRRVMELAQVDFRRRAELYGIPVNYRPFTIDDIRGALAQGKLVLVLISGFLMFGKKVPHWVLAIGDDGDHILIHDPWVEDERQETILDAANIPVPHGIFMNMAQFGRDGLRAAITLGKR; encoded by the coding sequence ATGCCTGCCGAGATTCGCAAGGCCCGCGCGTCCGACGTCGATGACCTCGCCGCCATCGAGAAGGCGGTCTTTTCCAGTGACCGCATTTCCCGGCGCTCCTTCCGCTTGTTGATCGAACGCGAGACAGCCGAGATGCTGGTCGCCGAAAGCGATGGTCGTGTCGCCGGCTACGCCATCGTGCTGTTTCGCAAGGGCAGCGGCGTCGCCCGGCTCTATTCGCTTGCCACCAGCCCGTTTTTCAGCGGCCGCGGCACTGGCCGCATGCTGCTTGCAGCGGCCGAAGAAGCTGCCTTCGAGCACGACCGCATGATGTTGCGTCTCGAAGTGCGCGAGGACAATCTTCGCGCCATCGGCATCTATGAGCAGAGCGGCTACCGCAAGATCGGTCGCGAGCCCCACTATTACGAGGATGGCGCCACCGCGCTGCGCTACGAAAAGACCTTGCGCGGCGATATTCCCGTCGCCACCAAAGTCCCGTTCTACCAGCAGACCTGCGAGTTCACCTGCGGTCCATGCTGCCTGATGATGGCGATGGCCAATTTCGATTCCGGCTTCGTGCCCGATCCGGTCATGGAAATCCGCCTATGGCGCGAGGCAACGACCGTGTTCATGATGTCCGGCCCGGGCGGCTGCGAGCCCTTCGGCCTTGCGGTTTCCGGCTACGAAAGCGGGCTTGCGGCGGAAATCTTCGTGTCCTTCTATGGCGCGCTGTTCTTGCAATCGGTGCGCAGCGAAGACAAGCGCCGGGTGATGGAACTTGCCCAGGTGGACTTTCGCCGCCGCGCGGAACTTTACGGCATCCCGGTGAATTACCGTCCATTCACCATCGACGATATCCGCGGCGCCCTGGCTCAGGGAAAACTGGTGCTGGTGCTGATCAGCGGCTTCCTGATGTTCGGCAAGAAGGTGCCGCATTGGGTGCTGGCTATCGGCGACGATGGCGACCACATCCTGATCCACGATCCCTGGGTCGAGGACGAAAGACAGGAGACCATCCTCGATGCCGCCAACATTCCCGTGCCGCACGGCATCTTCATGAACATGGCGCAATTCGGCCGCGACGGACTGCGTGCTGCCATCACTCTTGGGAAACGCTGA
- a CDS encoding RNA polymerase sigma factor — MDEKKAAILGEIPRLRRYARSLLRDRESADDLVQDCLERALLRLESWQTGESPRRWLFTIMHHLFIDQMRKVNRRGEAAILPLDANEAQAVPAEQAENAASREIIDALQAISPDRRAALVMVAIEGFSYAEAANILGVPAGTLMSRIARGREELRSLLDDTARRRSIRIVEK; from the coding sequence ATGGACGAAAAGAAGGCAGCAATCCTTGGCGAAATACCGCGCCTGCGCCGCTACGCACGCTCGCTTCTGCGCGACCGCGAATCCGCTGACGATCTCGTCCAGGATTGCCTCGAACGAGCGCTCTTGCGGCTTGAAAGCTGGCAGACGGGAGAAAGCCCCCGGAGGTGGCTGTTCACGATCATGCATCATTTGTTCATCGATCAGATGCGCAAGGTGAACCGGCGCGGTGAGGCGGCGATCCTGCCGCTTGACGCAAACGAGGCGCAGGCAGTCCCCGCCGAGCAGGCCGAGAACGCCGCCTCGCGCGAGATCATCGACGCATTGCAGGCGATCAGCCCCGACCGCCGCGCCGCTCTCGTCATGGTCGCCATCGAAGGATTCTCCTATGCCGAAGCCGCCAACATTCTCGGCGTGCCCGCCGGCACGCTGATGTCGCGCATAGCGCGCGGACGCGAGGAGCTGCGCAGCCTGCTCGATGACACGGCGCGCCGCCGCTCGATAAGGATCGTCGAGAAATGA
- the era gene encoding GTPase Era produces MTGSEDLPPAAEATHSGFVALIGAPNAGKSTLVNQLVGAKVSIVTHKVQTTRAIVRGIATHDNAQIVFVDTPGIFKPKRRLDTAMVTTAWGGAKDADIVLLLIDAERGIRGDADAILERLKDVRQPMVLILNKVDRVKHEALLALAAAANEKVPFKRTFMVSALTGSGCKDLLDYLAQALPVGPWYYPEDQISDLPMRQLAAEITREKLYLRLHQELPYSSHIETEKWEEKPDGSVRIDQTIYVERDSQKKIVLGHKGETIRAIGQSARMEIAGILEQKVHLFLFVKVRENWGDDPERYREMGLEFPH; encoded by the coding sequence ATGACCGGCAGCGAAGATCTCCCTCCGGCAGCGGAGGCCACGCATTCCGGTTTCGTTGCCCTGATCGGGGCGCCCAATGCCGGCAAGTCGACGCTGGTCAACCAGCTGGTCGGCGCCAAGGTGTCGATCGTCACCCACAAGGTGCAGACCACCCGCGCCATCGTGCGCGGCATCGCCACGCATGACAACGCGCAGATCGTCTTTGTCGACACGCCCGGCATATTCAAGCCGAAGCGCCGGCTCGACACCGCGATGGTGACCACCGCCTGGGGTGGCGCCAAGGACGCCGATATCGTGCTGCTGCTGATCGATGCCGAGCGCGGCATCAGGGGCGACGCCGACGCCATCCTCGAGCGGCTGAAGGACGTCCGCCAGCCGATGGTGCTGATCCTCAACAAGGTCGACCGGGTCAAGCACGAGGCGCTGCTGGCCCTGGCCGCGGCAGCAAACGAAAAGGTGCCGTTCAAGCGCACCTTCATGGTCTCGGCGCTGACCGGCTCCGGCTGCAAGGATTTGCTCGACTATCTCGCGCAAGCGCTGCCGGTCGGCCCCTGGTACTATCCGGAAGACCAGATCTCGGACCTGCCGATGCGCCAGCTGGCGGCCGAGATCACCCGCGAGAAACTGTATCTGCGGCTGCATCAGGAGTTGCCCTATTCCTCGCATATCGAGACCGAGAAATGGGAAGAGAAACCGGATGGCTCGGTACGCATCGACCAGACCATCTATGTCGAGCGCGACAGCCAGAAGAAGATCGTGCTCGGCCACAAGGGCGAGACGATCCGTGCCATCGGCCAGTCGGCGCGCATGGAAATAGCCGGCATTCTCGAGCAGAAAGTGCACCTGTTCTTGTTTGTCAAAGTGCGTGAAAACTGGGGCGACGACCCCGAGCGCTACCGCGAGATGGGGCTTGAGTTTCCCCATTGA
- a CDS encoding anti-sigma factor, translating to MTRRDFSERDIHMALDGELPGDERAAYDAWIDANPEMKAKSARYTADRAALRAAFAGVLDEPVPVLFKQIVSGEGATKAAARQSRWWLAAAAAAVLVIGGLGGYFAGIDGIGREDGADDQLAEEAIAAHVIYAAEQRHAVEVPASDKDHLQTWLSNRVGLKLVAPDLVAEGFQLVGGRLLPAGQGKAAMLLYEDAKGQRISLFVTADSSAKSKGTYMADADGPEAVYWLDKGYACAVVGSLPREQLAAVAKRAYGQLLAGIAS from the coding sequence ATGACCCGCCGCGATTTTTCCGAACGCGATATCCACATGGCTCTCGACGGCGAGCTGCCGGGCGACGAGCGCGCCGCCTACGACGCCTGGATCGACGCCAATCCCGAAATGAAGGCGAAAAGCGCCCGCTACACCGCCGACCGCGCCGCGTTGCGCGCCGCCTTTGCCGGTGTGCTCGACGAGCCCGTGCCGGTGCTGTTCAAGCAGATCGTTAGCGGTGAAGGCGCGACCAAAGCGGCGGCGCGGCAGTCGCGCTGGTGGCTTGCGGCCGCGGCGGCCGCAGTGCTCGTCATCGGCGGTCTTGGCGGCTATTTTGCCGGCATCGACGGCATCGGCAGGGAAGATGGCGCCGATGACCAACTGGCCGAAGAGGCGATCGCCGCCCATGTCATCTATGCCGCCGAACAGCGCCATGCGGTGGAAGTGCCGGCAAGCGACAAGGATCACCTGCAGACCTGGCTGTCCAACCGCGTCGGCCTGAAACTGGTCGCGCCGGATCTGGTGGCGGAAGGCTTCCAGCTGGTTGGCGGCCGGCTGCTGCCCGCCGGCCAGGGCAAGGCAGCGATGCTGCTTTACGAGGACGCCAAGGGTCAGCGCATCTCCTTGTTCGTTACCGCTGATTCCTCAGCCAAGTCCAAGGGCACCTACATGGCGGACGCCGACGGCCCCGAGGCGGTCTACTGGCTGGACAAGGGCTATGCCTGCGCCGTCGTCGGCTCGCTGCCGCGAGAGCAGCTGGCCGCGGTCGCCAAGCGCGCCTACGGTCAGCTTCTGGCCGGTATCGCCAGTTGA
- a CDS encoding type II toxin-antitoxin system VapC family toxin, protein MFVDASVIVAILNQEPGWEQLLKQLSGFSGQVWVSPLVHFEATQALARAGAGPRRPSAEALLHARDLIDEFIVEIMGESLAIDDNIGSRAIDASARYGKAVGHKADLNLGDCFAYACAKSRDLPLLYKGHDFALTDLG, encoded by the coding sequence ATGTTTGTCGACGCGTCGGTGATCGTCGCCATTCTCAACCAGGAACCTGGGTGGGAGCAATTGCTGAAGCAGCTATCCGGTTTTTCCGGGCAGGTCTGGGTTTCTCCGTTGGTTCACTTCGAAGCAACACAGGCATTGGCACGGGCCGGCGCCGGCCCGCGCAGACCCAGCGCTGAAGCCCTTCTCCATGCCCGCGATCTGATCGATGAGTTCATTGTGGAGATCATGGGAGAGAGTCTGGCCATTGACGACAACATCGGCTCTCGGGCCATTGACGCGAGTGCCCGCTACGGCAAAGCCGTTGGCCACAAGGCGGATCTGAATCTCGGGGACTGTTTTGCTTACGCCTGCGCGAAAAGCCGCGATCTTCCACTGCTGTACAAAGGCCATGATTTCGCACTGACCGATTTAGGATAA